In the Leptolyngbya sp. SIO1E4 genome, one interval contains:
- a CDS encoding YihY/virulence factor BrkB family protein produces the protein MTQRRRFTLMSRPFDYQTPSAAPQRPLKRTFGSYFNRMLWRSLMQYATQHHYWMRAAAIAYGLLFFLLLSALALLAAASLSPEFQDLVMAGFNQWSPRSLETVSRLITQTATEWQPSHRWLLLSISSGLALGLWLKIVGSAQQSLQPPNPREPAPAISIRQRLSTVLLALVSALLTMLAYGLVFIALPTGIEGAISDAPIWNTGRHLMAQALRWSLALSTMSLMFGVFYRGSLRFAANSQPILPGTMLATLMWAALSVLLKVHVSSWPNHHWLYSVISTVTLLLLTLYCSTCGLLLGGRFSLLMNVHFPDLRSRSQTVAIPPPPSFESFTIHRGSDKRL, from the coding sequence ATGACTCAACGACGACGTTTCACCCTTATGTCGCGTCCCTTTGACTATCAGACACCTTCTGCAGCACCCCAACGGCCTCTGAAGCGAACCTTTGGGAGTTACTTCAACCGCATGCTGTGGCGATCGCTGATGCAGTATGCCACCCAGCATCATTACTGGATGCGAGCAGCGGCGATCGCCTATGGACTCTTATTCTTCCTGCTGCTCAGTGCACTGGCATTGCTGGCTGCAGCCAGCCTCAGTCCAGAGTTTCAAGATCTTGTGATGGCAGGCTTCAATCAGTGGAGCCCCCGCAGTCTTGAAACCGTTAGTCGCCTAATCACACAAACTGCCACAGAATGGCAACCCTCACACCGCTGGCTGTTATTGAGCATCAGTAGCGGGCTGGCGCTGGGCCTCTGGCTAAAGATCGTAGGCTCAGCTCAACAGAGTCTTCAGCCCCCTAACCCTCGGGAGCCTGCCCCGGCAATATCGATCCGTCAGCGACTGAGTACAGTCTTGCTAGCATTGGTTAGCGCCCTCTTGACCATGCTGGCCTATGGGTTAGTGTTTATAGCCTTGCCCACTGGTATAGAGGGGGCGATCTCCGACGCCCCCATTTGGAACACAGGCCGCCACCTGATGGCCCAGGCTTTGCGGTGGAGCTTGGCACTCTCAACCATGTCTCTAATGTTTGGGGTATTTTATCGAGGCAGCCTCAGGTTTGCCGCCAACAGCCAGCCGATTTTGCCGGGCACCATGTTAGCGACACTGATGTGGGCAGCCTTGTCAGTTTTATTGAAAGTTCATGTTAGTTCTTGGCCCAATCATCACTGGCTCTATAGCGTTATTAGCACTGTCACCTTACTGCTGCTGACGCTTTACTGCAGCACGTGTGGATTGTTACTTGGCGGGCGTTTCAGCCTCCTTATGAACGTTCACTTCCCTGACCTGAGATCGCGATCTCAGACAGTGGCCATACCGCCGCCGCCCTCGTTTGAGTCTTTCACCATCCACCGAGGTTCAGATAAACGACTGTAA
- a CDS encoding iron-sulfur cluster assembly accessory protein, with protein MIHLSQSAIRELKRLEAKDPYGSGVVRVAIAPGGCADLTYDLRFGQATKPNDQVLRIDQLKIVIAADELAYCDGLAIDYSEDLMGGNFRFTNPLAKQTCGCGTSFSLENKPLSETAVDCQQA; from the coding sequence ATGATCCATCTGAGTCAGAGCGCCATTCGTGAATTGAAACGCCTGGAAGCTAAAGATCCTTACGGGAGCGGGGTGGTACGGGTCGCGATCGCGCCAGGCGGTTGTGCTGACCTGACCTATGACTTGCGATTTGGGCAAGCGACTAAACCCAATGACCAGGTGCTCAGGATCGATCAGCTCAAGATCGTGATTGCGGCAGATGAGTTGGCCTATTGCGATGGCTTAGCCATTGATTACTCGGAAGATCTTATGGGGGGTAACTTCCGCTTTACGAACCCCCTGGCAAAACAAACCTGTGGCTGTGGAACCTCCTTTAGCCTTGAAAACAAGCCCTTGTCAGAGACTGCGGTGGACTGTCAACAGGCATAG
- a CDS encoding 4a-hydroxytetrahydrobiopterin dehydratase yields MSDLKEQNCVPCRGNSPPISAAELAELKPQIPAWQIIEQNGEAHLQRVYKLRDFKAALALTQRVGEIAEAEGHHPAILTEWGKVTVTWWTHAINGLHRNDFIMAAKTDQIAIEL; encoded by the coding sequence ATGTCGGATCTCAAAGAACAAAACTGTGTTCCCTGTAGGGGGAATTCGCCACCGATATCAGCAGCAGAATTGGCGGAGCTGAAACCTCAGATTCCAGCGTGGCAGATAATTGAGCAGAATGGTGAAGCACATTTACAACGGGTCTATAAACTGCGTGACTTTAAAGCAGCCCTTGCCTTGACGCAACGAGTGGGTGAGATAGCTGAGGCAGAAGGCCATCATCCAGCCATCCTCACTGAATGGGGCAAAGTCACAGTGACCTGGTGGACCCATGCGATTAACGGGCTGCATCGCAATGACTTCATCATGGCTGCGAAGACTGACCAAATTGCCATTGAGCTATAG
- a CDS encoding SH3 domain-containing protein, which produces MKFSSSSMAFFGALILAMGMAGCRRGPETTQPEPAPASPTAPAPGSSAEPETQLPTDTAQSPDSTSNPPSDEATTGTPLNPPQEAILTAEQADAQINLRSQPTTQSSEKGFGLVGNSVQLLRSAEGEGGYIWYYVQFENSEAEGWIRGDFIDTEGATAATPQVAATEEDALGEALDAICGGPENLNAYYSTQNYNIYICNSPNGLIYVSNEKGTSDTLVSQEVAATETGFLAQRGDYTYAIDSEALEVSQGNRSEPLLQERVEFSERY; this is translated from the coding sequence ATGAAATTTTCGTCTTCTTCGATGGCGTTTTTTGGTGCCCTGATATTGGCGATGGGCATGGCAGGATGTCGCAGAGGCCCAGAAACGACTCAGCCTGAGCCAGCGCCAGCGTCTCCTACTGCCCCGGCACCTGGATCATCCGCTGAGCCCGAAACTCAGTTACCAACAGATACTGCCCAATCCCCAGACTCAACCAGTAATCCTCCCTCTGACGAAGCGACGACCGGAACCCCTCTAAACCCCCCGCAAGAAGCTATTCTCACTGCTGAGCAGGCAGATGCTCAAATTAACCTGCGATCGCAACCCACCACTCAATCCAGTGAAAAGGGGTTTGGGTTGGTGGGTAATTCAGTGCAGCTCTTAAGATCTGCTGAAGGAGAAGGGGGCTATATCTGGTACTACGTGCAGTTTGAAAACTCAGAAGCAGAGGGCTGGATTCGCGGAGATTTTATTGATACCGAAGGAGCCACGGCAGCAACTCCCCAAGTGGCGGCTACGGAAGAAGATGCCCTGGGAGAAGCGCTTGATGCCATTTGTGGAGGGCCAGAAAATTTAAACGCCTACTACAGTACCCAGAATTACAACATCTATATTTGCAACTCACCCAATGGCCTCATCTATGTGAGCAATGAAAAAGGAACCAGCGATACTCTGGTTTCCCAAGAGGTAGCGGCTACAGAGACTGGCTTTTTAGCTCAGCGTGGTGACTATACCTACGCCATTGATAGTGAAGCATTAGAGGTGTCTCAGGGAAATCGTTCTGAACCGCTTTTGCAAGAACGTGTGGAATTTTCTGAACGCTACTAG
- a CDS encoding DEAD/DEAH box helicase family protein has product MARTPQLTFDRGTLILHPPPRGKVWIDFATWDDRIEKFRIPAYQYRSLVEALRSAQATFTDKVPQFETLALNSQNRYTPYAHQQAALDAWVAAGWRGVVVLPTAAGKTYLAQMAMQATPRSTLITVPTLDLMHQWYDQLLKAFPGVDVGLLGGGSRDRTPILVATYDSAAIHVESLGDQYGLLICDECHHLPSDFNRVIAEYSIAPYRLGLTATPDRTDGRHDDLDHLLGPVVYHKQPQDLAGTTLAPYEIVQIKVALTQDEQQRYQTLIQQRNDFLQSANIWLGSLEGWQRFVQASAQSQAGRRAMLAHRKSKAIALGTEGKLRVLSELLVQHYPDRCLIFTADNATVYRISQDFLIPAITHQTPVKERHAVLERFRKGDYPTLVVSQVLNEGVDVPDARVAILLSGTGSTREYIQRLGRILRKGSGQKQAILYEVIAEETTEEGIARRRRAQPPQRKTAQLDLLPTSKPYDATVAPLLPKAAEAEKDWPEA; this is encoded by the coding sequence ATGGCCCGAACTCCGCAGCTCACGTTTGATCGCGGCACGCTCATTTTGCATCCACCCCCGCGTGGCAAGGTTTGGATTGACTTTGCGACCTGGGATGATCGCATTGAGAAATTTCGGATTCCAGCCTATCAGTATCGATCATTGGTAGAAGCTTTGCGATCGGCCCAGGCTACTTTTACCGATAAAGTGCCCCAGTTTGAGACCTTGGCCTTAAACAGCCAAAATCGCTATACGCCCTATGCTCACCAGCAAGCGGCTTTGGATGCCTGGGTGGCTGCAGGCTGGCGGGGGGTTGTGGTGCTGCCAACTGCTGCTGGAAAAACCTATTTGGCCCAGATGGCCATGCAGGCGACTCCCCGCAGCACCCTCATTACGGTGCCAACTTTAGATTTAATGCATCAGTGGTATGACCAGCTGTTGAAGGCGTTTCCGGGGGTTGATGTGGGGCTACTAGGCGGGGGATCCCGCGATCGCACACCTATTCTAGTTGCGACCTATGACAGTGCCGCCATTCATGTGGAATCCTTGGGCGACCAATATGGATTGTTGATCTGCGACGAGTGCCATCATTTGCCCAGTGACTTTAACCGGGTCATTGCCGAATATTCCATTGCCCCTTACCGGTTAGGGCTGACGGCAACCCCTGACCGCACTGACGGTCGCCACGATGATCTTGACCATTTGTTGGGGCCAGTGGTTTATCACAAGCAACCTCAAGATTTGGCTGGGACAACGCTTGCTCCCTATGAAATCGTTCAGATTAAGGTGGCCCTGACTCAAGACGAACAACAGCGGTATCAGACCTTAATCCAGCAGCGCAACGACTTTTTACAATCAGCCAACATCTGGCTAGGCAGCCTGGAGGGATGGCAACGGTTTGTTCAGGCTAGCGCCCAATCCCAGGCAGGGCGGCGGGCAATGCTGGCCCATCGAAAATCTAAGGCGATCGCCCTGGGGACTGAAGGCAAGCTGCGAGTGCTCAGTGAGCTGCTGGTTCAGCATTACCCAGACCGTTGTCTGATCTTCACTGCGGATAATGCAACCGTTTACCGTATCTCCCAAGACTTTTTGATTCCCGCAATTACCCACCAAACCCCTGTGAAAGAGCGTCATGCGGTTTTAGAACGGTTTCGGAAGGGAGACTATCCTACCCTTGTGGTGTCTCAGGTTTTAAACGAAGGCGTGGATGTGCCCGATGCCCGGGTGGCTATTTTGCTGTCGGGAACGGGATCTACCCGCGAATACATTCAGCGGCTAGGGCGCATTCTCCGTAAAGGGTCAGGGCAAAAGCAAGCCATTCTCTACGAGGTGATTGCAGAAGAAACCACTGAAGAGGGCATCGCCCGTCGTCGTCGGGCTCAACCTCCTCAACGGAAAACAGCGCAGTTAGATCTCTTGCCAACTTCAAAACCTTACGACGCGACTGTGGCACCGCTGCTACCAAAGGCCGCTGAGGCTGAGAAAGATTGGCCTGAGGCTTAG
- a CDS encoding family 10 glycosylhydrolase, whose amino-acid sequence MKDLERAMKLSHKLGHICCFNWLSMLFIDRDFKQSSGNMRRSVMANLSKLVVCFFSGMIISILLALASASGHASTGGEQTTEVNPATGVQTGLEVAQENPDPESPQIRNRPSFIPQPSRPLPSRSEDPADQIAPPGLDVQPGDAPITPYMAIAMRQELDNLVGRFESALFLADAAEQPAEVQVQEVEAALTASADASGISVASEPALNPVLVEARQLIQDWTGLIENRAYREARDRWLNVRQTLWANFPTDRTFAQPEVRAMWLDRGSIVRAGSRQGLATLFDNMKESGINTVFFETVNASYPIYPSRIAPLQNPLARRWNPLEAAVDLAHERNMELHAWMWVFAAGNQRHNGILNLPTEYLGPVLNSHPNWAAYDNEGNYIPRGQTKPFFDPANPEVRRYLLALVDEIISNYDVDGLQLDYIRYPFQDPGAERTYGYGLAARQQFRRLTGVDPAQLTPRVDPWLPASERERQRSLWERWTEFRIEQVTSFVEETSKLVRSKRPDITLSTAVFAIPEHERLQKIQQDWNSWAEEGLVDWIVLMSYAQDTNRFEQLIKPWVLEADYTPTLVIPGMRLLNMSVPAMIDQMQALRDLPAPGYALFATDNLDTRIQTVLNSTQGSHGDWVPQQAPYKTAAQRFQAMQREWNWLLSNGQLGLEPRLADAWIQRVNGFGNALNELADGAANTNIEDLQSQIQDLKRDLGVGMRLQTATTREYRFQAWENRLEAISRFLTYGAAQRS is encoded by the coding sequence ATGAAGGATCTAGAGCGAGCGATGAAGCTTTCTCATAAACTCGGTCACATTTGCTGTTTTAATTGGCTGAGCATGTTATTCATTGACCGAGATTTCAAGCAGTCTAGTGGGAACATGAGGCGCTCTGTTATGGCTAACCTCTCAAAATTAGTGGTGTGTTTCTTCTCTGGGATGATTATCAGCATCCTATTGGCATTAGCCTCTGCTTCAGGGCATGCCAGTACAGGAGGAGAGCAGACTACTGAGGTCAACCCCGCCACAGGCGTTCAGACAGGGCTGGAGGTTGCTCAAGAGAATCCTGATCCAGAGAGTCCTCAAATTCGCAATCGTCCGTCTTTTATCCCTCAGCCGTCGCGGCCATTGCCCTCTCGTTCAGAAGACCCGGCAGATCAAATTGCCCCACCAGGCTTAGATGTGCAACCTGGCGATGCACCGATTACGCCCTACATGGCGATCGCGATGCGACAAGAGCTGGATAACTTAGTAGGGCGCTTCGAGAGCGCGCTATTTCTGGCAGATGCTGCCGAACAGCCTGCAGAAGTGCAAGTTCAAGAGGTTGAGGCGGCTCTGACTGCCTCAGCAGATGCCTCTGGTATTAGCGTGGCTTCGGAGCCCGCTTTAAATCCGGTGCTGGTTGAAGCCAGACAACTCATTCAAGACTGGACAGGCTTGATTGAAAATCGGGCTTATCGGGAAGCCCGCGATCGATGGCTGAACGTGCGCCAAACCCTCTGGGCAAATTTCCCCACTGATCGGACCTTTGCCCAGCCAGAAGTGCGGGCAATGTGGCTAGACCGAGGGAGCATTGTGCGGGCAGGTTCTCGTCAGGGGCTGGCAACCCTCTTCGACAACATGAAGGAATCAGGCATCAACACAGTTTTTTTTGAAACTGTCAATGCCAGCTATCCTATCTACCCCAGTCGAATTGCTCCCTTACAAAACCCCCTGGCTCGCCGCTGGAATCCTTTAGAAGCAGCCGTGGATCTGGCCCATGAGCGCAACATGGAGCTGCATGCTTGGATGTGGGTGTTTGCTGCGGGGAATCAGCGACACAATGGGATTTTGAACTTGCCCACTGAGTATTTAGGCCCGGTTCTCAATTCGCATCCTAACTGGGCAGCCTACGACAATGAAGGTAACTATATTCCACGCGGTCAAACGAAGCCTTTCTTTGACCCGGCTAATCCAGAGGTTCGCCGCTATCTCTTGGCACTCGTGGATGAAATCATCAGCAACTATGACGTAGATGGGTTGCAGCTAGATTATATTCGCTACCCCTTTCAGGATCCGGGGGCAGAACGAACCTATGGCTATGGGTTGGCGGCACGACAACAATTCCGTCGACTGACAGGGGTAGACCCGGCGCAATTGACCCCTCGGGTTGACCCGTGGCTGCCTGCTTCTGAGCGAGAACGGCAGCGATCGCTATGGGAACGCTGGACAGAATTTCGGATTGAGCAGGTTACGAGCTTTGTAGAAGAAACCTCAAAACTAGTACGCAGTAAACGCCCAGACATTACCCTCTCCACAGCGGTGTTTGCGATTCCCGAGCATGAACGCCTGCAAAAAATCCAACAAGACTGGAACAGCTGGGCTGAAGAAGGCTTAGTGGATTGGATCGTCCTCATGAGCTACGCCCAAGATACCAATCGCTTTGAGCAACTGATCAAGCCCTGGGTTTTGGAGGCAGACTATACGCCTACCTTAGTCATTCCAGGGATGCGTCTATTGAACATGTCAGTGCCTGCCATGATTGACCAGATGCAGGCTCTGCGTGATTTGCCTGCTCCTGGCTATGCCCTGTTTGCCACCGATAACCTCGACACCCGGATTCAAACCGTACTGAACAGTACTCAGGGCAGTCATGGCGATTGGGTGCCGCAACAGGCTCCTTACAAAACGGCGGCCCAACGTTTCCAGGCAATGCAGCGAGAGTGGAACTGGCTATTGTCCAACGGGCAACTCGGACTTGAACCCAGGCTGGCCGATGCTTGGATTCAGCGCGTGAATGGATTTGGCAACGCTTTAAATGAGCTGGCTGATGGCGCAGCCAACACCAATATCGAAGATTTACAATCGCAGATTCAAGACCTCAAGCGTGACCTTGGTGTTGGCATGCGGCTGCAAACAGCCACAACGCGGGAATATCGTTTTCAAGCTTGGGAGAATCGCCTGGAAGCTATTAGCCGGTTTTTAACCTATGGTGCAGCCCAGCGCAGCTAG
- the mdh gene encoding malate dehydrogenase: protein MAGYSSAAGRYSPRVTVIGAGNVGSALAQRILDSHLADVVLLDIAEGRPQGIALDLTEASALVERPRHIIGTHDYEDTANSEVVVVTAGLPRKPGLSRDDLMQVNGRIVIDTVTQAIAYSPQAQFIIVTNPLDVMTYLAWQVSGLPPQRVIGMAGVLDSARFRTFISLELGVPPEDVSALVLGGHGDLMVPLPNYASVNGIPVTELLDPETIQRLIQRTRNGGAEIVNLLKTGGAHHAPANSVYLMVEAVLMNRHRILPVAAYLSGEYGLHDLYIGVPCRVGASGVEAVIELGLTPDQHRALQRSAAAVQDAIQKATAALLHPPKVVAAISNANSSR, encoded by the coding sequence ATGGCTGGTTATTCATCCGCTGCAGGGCGTTACAGTCCTCGAGTGACTGTCATTGGGGCCGGGAACGTTGGCAGTGCCCTTGCCCAGCGCATTTTAGATAGCCATTTAGCCGATGTCGTGTTGCTAGATATTGCAGAGGGGCGACCGCAGGGAATTGCCCTCGATCTTACCGAGGCCAGCGCGTTAGTTGAACGACCGCGACATATCATCGGTACCCATGATTACGAAGACACTGCCAATTCTGAGGTGGTGGTAGTGACCGCAGGGCTGCCGCGCAAACCGGGTCTGTCGCGTGATGACCTGATGCAGGTTAACGGCAGAATTGTCATTGATACCGTGACCCAAGCGATCGCCTACTCTCCCCAAGCGCAGTTCATCATTGTGACAAATCCGCTGGATGTGATGACGTATCTGGCTTGGCAGGTGAGCGGGTTACCACCCCAGCGGGTTATTGGGATGGCTGGCGTCTTAGATTCTGCCCGTTTTCGTACCTTCATTTCCTTAGAGTTAGGAGTGCCCCCAGAAGATGTATCCGCTTTAGTTTTGGGCGGCCACGGCGACCTCATGGTACCGCTGCCAAACTACGCTTCAGTGAACGGTATTCCGGTGACTGAACTGTTAGACCCAGAGACCATCCAGCGGCTGATTCAGCGCACCCGCAATGGCGGTGCCGAAATTGTGAACCTCCTGAAAACAGGCGGGGCTCATCACGCCCCTGCCAACTCTGTTTACTTGATGGTGGAAGCGGTGCTAATGAATCGCCATCGAATTCTGCCAGTGGCGGCCTACCTGAGTGGCGAGTATGGGCTGCATGACCTCTATATCGGTGTACCTTGCCGGGTGGGAGCTTCAGGTGTAGAAGCGGTGATTGAACTCGGCCTGACGCCAGATCAGCACAGGGCACTGCAGCGATCTGCGGCAGCGGTACAAGATGCTATCCAGAAGGCAACGGCTGCCTTGCTTCACCCTCCTAAGGTCGTTGCTGCTATTAGCAACGCTAACAGTAGCCGTTAG